ACAATCACCCCTGGATACTATTCACTGGAGATGCTCTTTTTGCAGGTGATGTGGGAAGAGTGGATCTTTTGGGAATGGATAGAGCTGAAGAATTGGGTAAGATGCTGTATAATACTATATTTAATAAATTCCTGCCACTAGGTGATGATATTATTATATGTCCGGCTCATGGAGCTGGATCAGTTTGCGGTTCTGGTATTTCTAAAAGAGTTTGGACAACCCTAGGATTAGAAAGGCGCTATAATCCAAAACTCCAATTCGATAATCAGAATGATTTTGTTAAGAAAGCAGTAAAAGAACTGGAAAGGCCGCCTTATTTCAGAAAATCAGAGGTATTCAATGTAGAGGGAGCGCCGATCTTAGGAAAATTACCGGTATTGAAGCCTTTATCTCCGGATGAATTTGAAAAAGAAACAAAGAAGGCCATCGTCCTAGATATAAGAAGTGATCAAGATTTTGGTGCAGCTCATATTCCCAAATCTCTATCTATTTGGTTGGATGGAGTTCCCTCATTTGCAGGTTGGTTCTTATCATATGATAAACCTATTCTATTGGTAAGTACTTCTGGCGATCTTGACCAAGCTACTCGCTATTTAATTCGCTTAGGTTATGATCAATTAACTGGATATCTCTCTGGTGGAATGCACTCTTGGCATGCTGCAGGGAAAGAAAGCATATCAATTGGATTGGTTACCGTTCAATCATTATGTAAAATTCTAGACGAGAATAAGCAAGCTTGGATTCTCGATGTCCGTAGTGAAGAAGAGCTTGAGAAAGTTGGAGAAATCTCTGGAGCAAAAAACATACATATTACACAACTTCCCAATCGCCTTGATGAAGTGGTTAAAGACAGAGAGATATACATCTTTTGTGGAAGTGGAAATCGAGCTATGATCGCAGCCAGTATCTTACAGAATAACGGATGGAAGAATATCACTGTTGTTCTTGGTGGATTGCGGGGATGGAGTTCCACATCATGCCCCATTAAGTAACTAAGCACAACAACCCCATAGGACAAGCTTTTTTAGTATTG
This genomic interval from Candidatus Bathyarchaeota archaeon contains the following:
- a CDS encoding MBL fold metallo-hydrolase, with amino-acid sequence MLFERIESEGLAHYSYIIGDGNVAVVIDPRRDCDIYVDLASKNRVRIAHILETHRNEDYTIGSLELANLTDADIWHADSELKYQYGKPVKDGQTWEIERLRIQAMHSPGHTPGSMSYLLHDHDNHPWILFTGDALFAGDVGRVDLLGMDRAEELGKMLYNTIFNKFLPLGDDIIICPAHGAGSVCGSGISKRVWTTLGLERRYNPKLQFDNQNDFVKKAVKELERPPYFRKSEVFNVEGAPILGKLPVLKPLSPDEFEKETKKAIVLDIRSDQDFGAAHIPKSLSIWLDGVPSFAGWFLSYDKPILLVSTSGDLDQATRYLIRLGYDQLTGYLSGGMHSWHAAGKESISIGLVTVQSLCKILDENKQAWILDVRSEEELEKVGEISGAKNIHITQLPNRLDEVVKDREIYIFCGSGNRAMIAASILQNNGWKNITVVLGGLRGWSSTSCPIK